The following coding sequences are from one Sphingobium sp. RAC03 window:
- a CDS encoding glycoside hydrolase family 3 C-terminal domain-containing protein: MKASLLRCAAGAMILAGFTAHSVAMANDSWKEADTKARAIVDQLTLDEKVEQLLNVAPAIPRLKIPAYNWWTESLHGAMGAVPTTNFPEPIGLAATFDAPLIKTVAATISTEVQALHTLGRQTGHLGKIGTGLNTWSPNINLFRDPRWGRGQETYGEDPFLTARIGVAFILGMQGDNPDLPDIVATPKHFAVHSGPEPSRHTDNIFATKRDLEDSYLPAFRAAIVEGKAGSIMCAYNRVDGQPACGSPMLLQDYLRDAWGFTGYVVSDCDAVVDIYDNHKFAPDAATGVAVALRQGVDSECNNATLNGQTGLGDRYKASLARGYIGMSDIDTALVRLFSARYRNGDLPGLSSRKPNAMPVKMIGTAEHQALALTSAEKSLVLLKNDGILPLKAGTKIALAGPLADATRVLRGNYSSPRSAPPISVADGIRQAMPGSALTLIPFGPSITDGDPVPGTALLTPDAKPGLRAEYFNASGDDGFEAKPVLTRVENTLVSRASEFQQVSKRYKVVWTGYLVAPETGLYRVALTGVKGTVSLDGKAVVSAEDYSRWAEPLDLTEVRMTKGQRYAIRLQGESSIAPSPTIFWKRISDNVDRDLADGAKDADVIVAVVGLTSDIEGEEMPVKIEGFIGGDKTSLDLPRDQRAFLEKAKALGKPLVVVVMNGSAVDLSWAKDHASAIVEAWYPGQSGGLAVANVLSGKTNPAGRLPVTFYKSVDDLPPFTDYSMDGRTYRYFKGTPVYPFGHGLSYTQFSYAAPTLGATDAIAKDGLTVRTVVTNSGARAGDDVVQLYVTPPGFDGAPRTALRGFARVSLKPGEGKEVAFTLSPRDLSFVTRDGVRALIPGDYQLSIGGGQPGTGSPVQTVGYTIRERVDLPK, translated from the coding sequence ATGAAGGCATCTTTGCTACGCTGTGCTGCGGGCGCGATGATCCTGGCCGGCTTTACTGCGCATAGCGTAGCTATGGCCAATGACAGTTGGAAAGAGGCGGATACCAAGGCGCGGGCGATCGTCGATCAATTGACGCTGGACGAAAAGGTCGAACAGCTCCTCAACGTGGCACCGGCCATCCCCCGGCTCAAAATCCCGGCCTATAACTGGTGGACCGAATCGCTGCATGGCGCGATGGGCGCGGTTCCGACCACCAATTTCCCGGAACCCATCGGCCTTGCCGCCACCTTCGATGCGCCGCTGATCAAGACGGTCGCGGCCACCATCAGTACGGAGGTGCAGGCGCTTCACACCCTCGGTCGCCAGACTGGGCATCTCGGCAAGATCGGCACGGGCCTCAATACCTGGTCGCCCAATATCAATCTCTTCCGTGATCCCCGATGGGGCCGCGGCCAGGAAACCTATGGCGAAGACCCCTTCCTAACGGCCCGAATCGGCGTGGCCTTCATCCTGGGGATGCAGGGCGACAATCCTGACTTGCCCGACATCGTCGCCACACCAAAGCATTTCGCCGTCCATAGCGGGCCGGAACCGAGCCGCCACACCGATAATATCTTCGCAACCAAGCGCGACCTGGAAGACAGCTACCTGCCCGCCTTCCGTGCCGCTATCGTCGAGGGCAAGGCCGGGTCGATCATGTGCGCCTATAACCGGGTCGACGGCCAACCCGCCTGCGGCAGTCCCATGTTGTTGCAGGATTATCTGCGCGATGCATGGGGCTTTACCGGCTATGTCGTGTCGGATTGTGACGCCGTAGTCGATATTTACGACAACCATAAATTTGCGCCCGACGCCGCAACCGGTGTCGCGGTCGCGCTGCGCCAGGGTGTCGATAGCGAATGCAATAATGCGACGCTCAATGGCCAGACAGGTCTGGGCGATCGCTACAAAGCCTCGCTCGCGCGCGGCTATATCGGCATGAGCGACATTGACACCGCACTCGTCCGGCTATTCTCCGCGCGCTATCGCAATGGCGACCTCCCCGGCCTGTCGAGCCGCAAGCCCAATGCCATGCCGGTCAAGATGATCGGAACGGCGGAACATCAGGCGCTCGCCCTGACCTCGGCGGAAAAGAGCCTGGTCCTGCTCAAGAATGACGGCATCCTGCCGCTGAAGGCCGGAACGAAGATTGCCCTGGCCGGCCCGCTGGCCGACGCCACGCGCGTCTTGCGCGGCAATTATTCATCGCCCCGCAGCGCCCCGCCCATTTCGGTAGCCGACGGCATCCGGCAGGCGATGCCCGGCTCTGCGCTGACCCTCATCCCCTTTGGCCCCTCCATTACCGATGGCGATCCTGTTCCCGGCACCGCGCTGTTGACCCCGGATGCCAAGCCCGGTCTGCGCGCCGAATATTTCAATGCCAGCGGGGATGACGGCTTCGAAGCCAAGCCCGTGCTGACCCGCGTGGAAAACACCCTCGTTTCCCGCGCGAGTGAATTCCAGCAGGTGTCGAAACGCTATAAGGTCGTCTGGACCGGCTATCTGGTCGCGCCGGAAACCGGGCTGTATCGCGTCGCACTGACCGGCGTCAAAGGCACCGTCTCGCTCGACGGCAAAGCCGTGGTCAGCGCCGAAGACTATTCCCGCTGGGCCGAACCGCTCGACCTGACCGAGGTTCGCATGACCAAGGGCCAGCGCTATGCCATCCGTCTCCAGGGGGAGAGCAGCATCGCGCCCAGCCCTACCATCTTCTGGAAACGCATTTCCGACAATGTCGATCGCGACCTGGCGGACGGCGCGAAGGATGCCGATGTGATCGTCGCCGTCGTCGGCCTGACGTCCGATATCGAGGGCGAGGAAATGCCGGTCAAGATCGAGGGCTTTATCGGCGGCGACAAGACCTCGCTCGACCTACCCCGCGATCAGCGCGCCTTTCTGGAAAAGGCCAAGGCGCTGGGTAAACCGCTGGTCGTGGTTGTCATGAACGGCAGCGCGGTCGATCTATCCTGGGCCAAGGATCATGCCTCGGCCATCGTCGAGGCCTGGTATCCCGGCCAGTCGGGCGGGTTGGCGGTCGCCAATGTCCTGTCGGGAAAGACCAATCCGGCCGGACGCCTGCCCGTCACTTTCTACAAGAGCGTCGATGATCTTCCGCCCTTTACCGACTATAGCATGGACGGACGCACCTATCGCTATTTCAAGGGCACGCCCGTCTATCCGTTCGGCCATGGGCTCAGCTACACGCAGTTCAGCTATGCAGCGCCCACGCTGGGCGCGACCGACGCCATTGCCAAGGACGGGCTGACCGTACGGACGGTCGTCACCAATAGCGGCGCACGGGCGGGCGATGATGTCGTCCAGCTTTACGTGACGCCCCCCGGCTTCGATGGCGCACCCCGCACCGCCCTGCGTGGCTTTGCCCGCGTATCGCTCAAGCCGGGCGAAGGGAAGGAAGTCGCCTTCACCCTGTCGCCCCGTGACCTGAGCTTCGTGACGCGAGACGGCGTGCGCGCGCTCATCCCCGGCGACTATCAATTGAGCATCGGCGGCGGGCAGCCGGGCACCGGCAGTCCGGTCCAGACCGTCGGCTACACCATCCGCGAGAGGGTCGACCTGCCAAAATGA
- a CDS encoding glycoside hydrolase family 43 protein: MPRTRRILLGTLPLAMALLTAGCQQSADNAQEPAANAADASKYLSQPLVKDIYTADPSAHVWDGKIYVYPSHDIDGPTAEDDLGSHFEMRDYRVLSMDKIGGPVTVGPVALDVKDVPWADRQMWAPDAARKNGIYYLYFPAKDKEGVFRIGVATSKDPMGPFKAQPQPIKGSYSIDPAVFTDDDGASYMYFGGIWGGQLQRYANGKYDPNGSKTDLEQDDKPALLPRVAKMTGDMLEFAETPRPLQIVDEQGKPLLGGDHDRRFFEASWMHKFNGKYYFSYSTGDTHYLVYAVGDSPYGPFTYKGRILEPVEGWTTHHSIAEWDGRWWLFYADTQLSGQTRLRNVKVTELHHNDDGSIRTINPLLSGAAKKSAAQ; this comes from the coding sequence ATGCCCCGGACGCGACGGATATTGCTCGGAACCCTGCCCTTGGCGATGGCCCTTTTGACGGCCGGGTGCCAGCAGAGCGCGGACAATGCGCAGGAGCCAGCCGCCAATGCCGCAGACGCTTCGAAATATCTGTCCCAGCCGCTGGTCAAGGACATCTATACCGCCGACCCGTCCGCCCATGTCTGGGATGGCAAAATCTATGTTTACCCCAGCCACGATATCGACGGACCAACCGCCGAGGATGATCTTGGCAGCCATTTCGAGATGCGCGACTATCGCGTGCTGTCGATGGACAAGATCGGCGGGCCGGTAACGGTCGGGCCAGTGGCGTTGGACGTCAAGGATGTGCCGTGGGCGGATCGCCAGATGTGGGCACCCGACGCCGCGCGCAAGAATGGCATTTATTATCTCTACTTCCCGGCCAAGGACAAGGAAGGCGTGTTCCGCATCGGCGTTGCAACGTCGAAGGATCCGATGGGGCCGTTCAAGGCGCAACCACAGCCGATCAAGGGTAGCTATTCGATCGATCCCGCCGTCTTCACCGATGATGATGGCGCAAGCTATATGTATTTCGGCGGCATCTGGGGCGGCCAGTTGCAGCGCTATGCCAACGGCAAATATGATCCGAACGGGTCGAAGACCGACCTGGAGCAGGATGACAAACCGGCACTACTTCCCCGCGTGGCCAAGATGACCGGCGACATGCTGGAATTCGCCGAAACGCCCCGACCGTTGCAGATCGTCGATGAACAGGGCAAGCCTCTGCTGGGCGGCGACCATGATCGCCGTTTCTTCGAAGCATCGTGGATGCACAAATTTAACGGCAAATATTATTTCAGCTATTCGACCGGCGACACCCATTATCTGGTCTATGCCGTAGGCGACTCGCCCTATGGTCCCTTCACCTATAAGGGCCGCATCCTTGAACCGGTGGAAGGCTGGACCACCCATCATTCAATCGCCGAATGGGATGGCCGCTGGTGGCTTTTCTATGCCGACACACAGTTGTCGGGGCAAACCCGTCTGCGCAACGTCAAGGTTACCGAACTGCATCATAATGACGATGGCAGCATCCGCACGATCAACCCGCTCCTAAGCGGTGCAGCGAAGAAGAGCGCTGCCCAGTGA
- a CDS encoding glycoside hydrolase family 9 protein, which translates to MKRLRASCVGIALLLSSTAAIAQTPSEPALQLNEKGYFEGPAVNVLAFSNWYDGLFADAKISGIEIIQQGMRSATNGDVRLSATPGQWDAIGALVGRKVDAKAGVVETTLRYVAHDWQYVIRAERRGGTVELSIILDKPVPQALAGKAGFNLELLPSAYFHHAYMADERTGTFPIYPASAMEMRAERNAASGRSEGPGAEPLPMASGRRFVLAPEDPARRISVSSDQPIALYDGRNQAQNGWFVLRSILPANKTGTVLQWTVKPQADPDWLRTPVIAHSQLGYAPDGPKIATVELDRNDKRRPPLKLLRLDANGAAVPVATGPVKPWGDYLRYHYLQLDFSAVKQPGLYMLEYGDVRTAPFRIAQDVYADAWHPTNDVYFPVAMDHMSVNEAYRSWHGDSHRDDARQAPLNHEHIDLYRQGPTTDTRFKPGEHIPGLNVGGWYDAGDFDIRTQSQYQVVRSLADAAERYRLDRDTVSVDQARRHVEMHVPDGKPDMVQQVAHGTLQLLAQFDAVGHAIHGIVEPDVAQYTHLGDAVNKTDGLRYDPALKPGEVRNGRSGTPDDRWAFTSKSSALNYGSIAGLAAAVRVLRGQDDALAQRALETAERVWQQEQGQAPDLFSHGNTTGGPLDAEMFAAAVELLRTTRKPVYAAKVQALWPAIEKGFGFNAQTAVAAIPYMPASYRTGMIPAVRRWQAQSVEMARANPFAVPITTGGWAGSGTVLGYALTAEALHRAFPDIVGPDALFHGMAFLTGHHPASDISFVSGVGTMSKEVAYGNNRADFSFIAGGVVPGILVIKPDFPENHEDWPYFWGQNEYVIPEGAAWIELANAANHLSKGTQ; encoded by the coding sequence ATGAAGCGTTTACGAGCCTCCTGCGTCGGGATTGCGCTGCTGCTGAGCAGCACGGCGGCAATAGCACAGACGCCGAGCGAACCCGCCCTGCAGTTAAACGAAAAGGGCTATTTCGAAGGCCCTGCGGTCAATGTTCTGGCCTTTTCCAACTGGTATGACGGCCTGTTTGCGGATGCAAAGATCAGCGGTATCGAAATCATCCAGCAGGGTATGCGCAGCGCGACCAATGGCGACGTGCGCTTGTCGGCGACACCCGGACAATGGGATGCGATCGGTGCGCTGGTGGGTCGCAAGGTGGATGCCAAGGCCGGGGTCGTGGAAACGACGCTGCGTTATGTCGCCCATGACTGGCAATATGTCATTCGCGCCGAGCGGCGCGGGGGTACGGTCGAACTGAGCATCATTCTCGACAAGCCCGTGCCGCAGGCCTTGGCGGGCAAGGCCGGGTTCAACCTGGAATTACTGCCGTCGGCCTATTTCCACCATGCCTATATGGCGGACGAGCGAACCGGCACCTTCCCGATCTATCCGGCAAGCGCCATGGAGATGAGAGCGGAGCGCAATGCGGCCAGCGGGCGGAGCGAAGGGCCGGGTGCCGAACCCCTGCCGATGGCCAGCGGTCGCCGCTTCGTCCTGGCACCGGAAGACCCCGCGCGCCGGATCAGCGTGAGCAGCGATCAGCCGATCGCGCTCTATGATGGGCGCAATCAGGCGCAAAATGGCTGGTTCGTGTTGCGATCGATTCTGCCTGCAAACAAGACCGGTACGGTGCTGCAGTGGACGGTGAAGCCGCAGGCCGACCCCGATTGGCTGCGGACGCCCGTTATCGCACATTCGCAGCTCGGCTATGCGCCCGATGGTCCCAAGATCGCCACGGTCGAACTGGACCGTAATGACAAGCGGCGGCCACCGCTCAAATTGCTGCGCCTGGACGCCAACGGCGCGGCGGTGCCGGTGGCGACCGGGCCGGTGAAACCCTGGGGCGACTATCTGCGCTATCATTATCTGCAACTCGATTTCAGCGCCGTTAAGCAACCGGGGCTCTACATGCTTGAATATGGCGATGTCCGCACCGCGCCATTTCGCATCGCGCAGGATGTCTATGCCGATGCCTGGCACCCGACCAACGATGTCTATTTCCCCGTTGCGATGGACCATATGTCGGTCAACGAAGCCTATCGCAGCTGGCACGGCGATTCCCATCGCGACGATGCGCGTCAGGCACCGCTGAACCATGAGCATATCGATCTGTACCGGCAGGGACCGACGACCGATACGCGCTTCAAGCCGGGCGAGCATATTCCGGGCCTTAATGTCGGCGGCTGGTATGATGCCGGCGATTTCGATATCCGCACCCAGTCCCAATATCAGGTGGTGCGCTCGCTTGCCGATGCGGCGGAGCGCTATCGGCTGGATCGGGATACGGTAAGCGTCGATCAGGCGCGGCGGCATGTCGAAATGCATGTTCCCGACGGAAAGCCCGATATGGTGCAACAGGTGGCGCATGGCACCCTGCAATTGCTCGCCCAATTTGACGCTGTCGGCCATGCCATTCATGGCATCGTGGAGCCCGATGTCGCCCAATATACGCATTTGGGCGATGCGGTGAACAAGACGGATGGGCTGCGCTATGACCCGGCGTTGAAGCCGGGCGAGGTTCGCAATGGGCGGAGTGGAACGCCGGACGATCGCTGGGCCTTCACCAGTAAATCATCGGCGCTCAACTATGGATCGATCGCCGGGCTGGCGGCCGCTGTGCGGGTGTTGCGCGGGCAGGATGATGCGCTAGCGCAGCGCGCGTTGGAAACTGCCGAGCGGGTCTGGCAGCAGGAACAGGGGCAGGCGCCCGATTTGTTCAGCCATGGCAACACCACGGGCGGGCCGCTTGATGCGGAGATGTTCGCGGCGGCGGTGGAACTGCTGCGCACAACCCGCAAGCCAGTCTATGCCGCCAAGGTGCAGGCGCTCTGGCCCGCCATCGAAAAGGGTTTTGGCTTCAACGCGCAGACGGCTGTCGCGGCGATTCCTTACATGCCCGCTTCCTATCGCACCGGGATGATCCCGGCGGTGCGCCGTTGGCAGGCGCAGAGCGTGGAGATGGCACGCGCCAACCCCTTCGCCGTCCCGATTACCACTGGCGGATGGGCGGGGTCAGGGACCGTCCTTGGCTATGCGCTGACGGCCGAGGCTTTGCATCGGGCCTTCCCTGATATTGTCGGGCCGGACGCGCTATTTCATGGCATGGCGTTCCTGACCGGCCACCATCCCGCGTCGGACATATCCTTCGTGTCGGGTGTCGGCACGATGTCGAAGGAAGTCGCCTATGGCAATAACCGGGCGGACTTTTCCTTCATCGCAGGCGGCGTCGTGCCGGGCATATTGGTGATCAAGCCGGACTTCCCCGAAAATCACGAGGATTGGCCCTATTTCTGGGGCCAGAATGAATATGTCATTCCTGAAGGCGCAGCGTGGATCGAACTGGCCAATGCGGCCAACCATCTGAGCAAGGGGACGCAGTAA
- a CDS encoding tryptophan halogenase family protein, whose protein sequence is MVHPVRNIVIVGGGTAGWLTAGIIAARHRTRIGQGFSVTLVESPNTPIIGVGEGTWPTLRTTLSRMGVSESDFFRECDAAFKQGARFDGWTTGAVDDGYYHPLMLPQNFGQVNLAPHWLASNQGESFCDSVSAQGRICDDGLAPKTIATAEYDALANYAYHLDAGKFAPFIQRHCCETLGVHHVLADVQQVLMHENGDIRAIQTAQAGEIEGDLFVDCTGFKALLIEGAMKVPFKDCNDVLFCDTALAMQVPYERPDSPMASHTISTAQTSGWIWDIGIQTRRGVGHVFSSSHISDEEAERELRAYIGPAADGLNARKIKIRSGHRETFWKGNCVAVGLAAGFLEPLEASAIVLIELSAKIIAEQMPACREVMDIISSRFNATTHYRWGRIIDFLKLHYVLTKRTDSDFWRDNVRDETIPDRLKELLLLWRYQSPWFHDEFDRVEEVFPAASYQYVLYGMGYHTEVDPASLSRDHRLADRARRENAALTDKLCAGLPRHRDLINKIVAHGLPPV, encoded by the coding sequence ATGGTTCATCCTGTCCGCAACATCGTGATCGTCGGCGGCGGGACAGCCGGCTGGTTGACCGCTGGCATCATCGCGGCCCGCCATCGCACCCGCATTGGCCAGGGTTTCAGCGTCACTCTGGTCGAATCCCCCAACACCCCGATCATCGGCGTGGGAGAGGGAACATGGCCGACGCTCCGCACCACCCTATCGCGCATGGGCGTGTCGGAATCCGATTTCTTCCGCGAATGCGACGCCGCTTTCAAACAAGGCGCACGCTTTGATGGCTGGACCACCGGCGCGGTCGATGATGGCTATTATCATCCGCTCATGCTCCCGCAGAATTTCGGGCAGGTGAACCTTGCCCCGCATTGGCTGGCAAGCAATCAGGGCGAAAGTTTTTGCGACAGCGTCAGCGCGCAGGGCCGCATCTGCGACGACGGCCTGGCCCCCAAAACAATTGCGACGGCCGAATATGACGCCCTCGCCAACTATGCCTATCATCTGGACGCGGGTAAATTCGCGCCTTTCATCCAACGCCATTGCTGCGAAACGCTGGGCGTGCACCATGTACTGGCGGATGTCCAACAGGTGCTGATGCACGAGAATGGCGACATCCGCGCCATACAGACCGCTCAGGCAGGCGAGATCGAAGGCGACCTGTTCGTCGATTGCACCGGCTTCAAGGCGCTGCTGATCGAAGGCGCGATGAAGGTGCCGTTCAAGGACTGCAACGACGTCCTGTTCTGCGATACGGCATTGGCGATGCAAGTGCCCTATGAGCGGCCGGATAGCCCTATGGCATCCCACACCATCTCGACGGCGCAGACATCAGGCTGGATCTGGGACATCGGCATCCAGACGCGCCGCGGCGTCGGCCATGTCTTTTCCAGCAGCCATATTTCCGACGAAGAGGCCGAACGCGAACTGCGCGCCTATATCGGCCCGGCGGCCGATGGGCTGAATGCCCGCAAGATCAAGATCCGTTCGGGCCATCGCGAAACCTTCTGGAAAGGCAATTGCGTGGCCGTGGGCCTGGCCGCCGGTTTCCTCGAACCGCTCGAAGCCTCCGCGATCGTGCTGATCGAATTGTCGGCCAAGATCATTGCCGAACAAATGCCCGCCTGTCGCGAGGTGATGGACATCATCTCCTCGCGCTTCAACGCGACGACCCACTATCGCTGGGGCCGCATCATCGACTTCCTCAAGCTCCATTATGTGCTGACAAAGCGCACCGACAGCGATTTCTGGCGCGACAATGTGCGCGATGAAACCATACCGGATCGCTTGAAGGAATTGCTGCTGCTCTGGCGCTACCAGTCCCCCTGGTTCCATGACGAGTTCGACCGCGTGGAGGAGGTCTTCCCGGCCGCCAGCTATCAATATGTCCTGTACGGCATGGGCTATCATACCGAAGTCGATCCCGCCTCGCTCAGCCGGGATCATCGCCTGGCCGATCGCGCCCGCCGTGAAAACGCCGCGCTGACCGACAAATTATGCGCCGGGCTACCCCGCCACCGGGATCTGATCAACAAGATCGTCGCGCACGGACTGCCGCCGGTCTGA